In a genomic window of Pseudomonas mohnii:
- the rfbF gene encoding glucose-1-phosphate cytidylyltransferase, with protein MKAVILAGGLGTRISEESHLKPKPMVEIGGKPILWHIMKQYSAHGIHDFVICLGYKGYAIKDFFANYFLHTSDVTFNMRENRMDVHQNYSEPWSVTLVETGEETMTGGRLLRAAPYLKDEKAFCFTYGDGVSDVDISNLIRFHEAHGKMATVTAVQPPGRYGALQRLGDQVLGFTEKPRGDGGWINGGFFVLSPKVLPFIAGDATSWEAEPLMRLAELEQLHAYEHSGFWQPMDTLRDKNHLEALWQSGEAPWKQWA; from the coding sequence ATGAAGGCAGTTATTTTGGCGGGTGGCTTGGGCACGCGCATCAGTGAAGAGTCGCACCTCAAGCCCAAGCCGATGGTCGAGATCGGTGGCAAGCCAATACTCTGGCACATCATGAAGCAGTATTCCGCCCACGGGATTCACGACTTTGTGATCTGCCTGGGCTACAAGGGTTATGCGATCAAGGATTTCTTCGCCAACTACTTCCTGCACACCTCCGACGTGACCTTCAACATGCGGGAAAACCGCATGGACGTGCACCAGAACTACAGCGAGCCGTGGAGCGTCACCCTCGTCGAAACCGGTGAAGAAACCATGACGGGTGGCCGTCTCTTGCGTGCCGCCCCTTATCTGAAAGACGAAAAAGCTTTTTGCTTCACCTACGGCGATGGCGTCTCCGACGTCGATATCAGCAACCTGATCAGGTTTCACGAAGCTCACGGCAAAATGGCGACGGTCACCGCCGTGCAGCCGCCGGGACGCTATGGCGCACTGCAGCGGCTGGGTGACCAAGTGCTGGGGTTCACCGAAAAACCCCGTGGCGATGGCGGCTGGATCAATGGCGGCTTCTTTGTGCTTTCGCCAAAGGTATTGCCTTTCATTGCCGGTGACGCGACCAGTTGGGAGGCGGAGCCGCTGATGCGCCTGGCCGAGCTTGAGCAATTGCATGCTTACGAGCATTCCGGTTTTTGGCAGCCAATGGACACCCTGCGCGACAAGAACCACCTCGAAGCGCTGTGGCAGAGCGGGGAGGCCCCATGGAAGCAGTGGGCCTGA
- a CDS encoding dTDP-4-dehydrorhamnose 3,5-epimerase family protein, with the protein MREFSLKALPLAGLFSVQHKRFEDQRGHFARLFCEGSLTAFGAEFHIRQINHSCTREKGSVRGLHYQNANAPEAKLITCLRGEVWDVAVDLRPDSETFLHWHAEHLKAGDGRSLLIPAGFAHGFQTLTDDAELLYLHSADYAPEHEGGLSISDPRLAIAWPLPVNNLSARDSSHPALDQHFAGVRV; encoded by the coding sequence GTGAGGGAGTTTTCATTGAAGGCGTTGCCGCTGGCCGGACTGTTCAGCGTCCAGCACAAGCGTTTTGAAGATCAGCGCGGGCACTTCGCCCGGTTGTTTTGCGAAGGCAGTCTGACGGCGTTTGGCGCCGAGTTTCATATCCGCCAGATCAACCATTCCTGCACCCGCGAGAAGGGCAGTGTGCGAGGTCTGCATTACCAGAACGCCAACGCGCCGGAAGCCAAGCTGATTACTTGCCTGCGTGGTGAGGTGTGGGACGTGGCGGTGGATTTGCGCCCCGATTCCGAGACCTTTCTGCACTGGCACGCCGAGCACCTGAAGGCTGGCGACGGTCGCAGTTTGTTGATTCCAGCCGGTTTCGCCCACGGTTTTCAAACCCTGACCGACGACGCCGAATTGCTTTACCTGCACAGCGCCGATTATGCGCCGGAGCACGAGGGCGGTCTGTCGATAAGCGATCCACGGCTGGCGATTGCCTGGCCGTTGCCTGTCAATAATTTGTCAGCGCGTGATTCCAGCCATCCTGCGCTCGATCAACACTTTGCCGGAGTGCGTGTATGA
- a CDS encoding class I SAM-dependent methyltransferase: MNCRGCAAPLSLPLIDLGTSPPSNAYVHADRLEQAEQWVPLKVAVCQQCWLVQTEDYTSADSLFDAEYAYFSSFSSTWLAHAERYVAEMVERFGLTADSRVVEVAANDGYLLQYVAGRGIACLGVEPTRSTAQAAREKGLEIRELFFGRDTAAQLKSEGWGADLMAANNVLAHVPDINDFLGGFATLLKPTGVATFEFPQLLTLMAGAQFDTLYHEHYSYLSLTAVQTLCERNGLEVFDVSQLSTHGGSLRVFVQRKDGERRAVQAAVQQQLQAELDAGVKTAEYYATLAPAAERIKHDLLRFLLQAKADGKRVVGYGAAAKGNTLLNYAGVKPDLLAWVADANPHKQGKFLPGSRIPIVAPAQIDIEKPDYVLVLPWNLLHEVSQQLAQVRQWEGRFVIAVPELSVL, translated from the coding sequence ATGAACTGCCGTGGGTGCGCTGCACCTTTGAGCCTGCCGCTGATCGACCTCGGCACTTCGCCGCCGTCCAATGCCTATGTGCACGCCGATCGCCTGGAACAGGCCGAGCAATGGGTGCCGCTGAAGGTCGCCGTTTGCCAGCAATGCTGGCTGGTGCAGACCGAGGATTACACCAGCGCCGACAGCCTGTTCGATGCCGAGTACGCTTATTTCAGTTCGTTCTCCAGCACCTGGCTGGCCCACGCCGAACGTTACGTGGCGGAGATGGTCGAGCGCTTCGGCCTGACGGCTGACAGTCGTGTGGTGGAAGTGGCCGCCAACGATGGCTACCTGCTGCAATACGTCGCCGGTCGCGGCATTGCGTGCCTGGGCGTCGAACCCACTCGCAGCACCGCGCAGGCAGCCCGGGAAAAAGGCCTGGAGATTCGGGAACTGTTCTTCGGTCGTGATACCGCCGCGCAGTTGAAAAGCGAAGGTTGGGGCGCCGACCTGATGGCCGCCAACAACGTGCTCGCGCACGTGCCGGACATCAATGATTTCCTCGGTGGTTTCGCCACCTTGCTCAAGCCAACCGGCGTGGCCACGTTCGAGTTTCCGCAACTGTTGACGCTGATGGCGGGTGCGCAGTTCGACACGCTCTATCACGAGCACTATTCCTACCTGTCGCTGACCGCCGTACAGACCCTGTGCGAGCGCAACGGCCTTGAGGTGTTCGACGTCAGCCAGTTGAGCACGCATGGCGGATCGTTGCGGGTGTTCGTGCAACGCAAGGACGGCGAACGCCGTGCGGTGCAAGCGGCGGTGCAACAGCAGTTGCAGGCCGAACTCGATGCCGGGGTGAAAACTGCCGAGTACTACGCGACCCTCGCGCCTGCTGCCGAACGCATCAAACATGACCTGCTGCGTTTCCTGTTGCAGGCGAAGGCCGACGGCAAGCGTGTGGTCGGTTACGGCGCGGCGGCCAAGGGCAATACCTTGCTCAACTACGCCGGCGTGAAACCGGACTTGCTCGCGTGGGTGGCCGATGCCAATCCGCACAAGCAGGGCAAGTTTTTGCCGGGCAGCCGCATTCCGATTGTGGCGCCAGCACAGATCGATATCGAGAAACCGGATTACGTGCTGGTGTTGCCGTGGAACCTGCTGCACGAAGTCAGCCAGCAACTGGCACAAGTGCGTCAGTGGGAGGGTCGCTTCGTGATCGCCGTGCCTGAGTTGAGCGTGCTGTGA
- a CDS encoding cephalosporin hydroxylase family protein, translating into MTDNNIHTAFEAECQAEIARQGDDQKVVGLARDFFNESARHKYSYHFSWMGRPIIQLPQDMMAMQEIIWQVKPDLVIECGIAHGGSIIYYASLLELQGHGEVLGIDLDIRPHNREAIESHPMAKRIKMIEGSSIDPAIAAQVQAAAKGKKVILVLDSNHTHDHVLEELRLYAPLVSAGSYCVVMDTVVEDMPADFFPDRPWGPGDNPKTAVWKYLEENKDFEIDRQLQNKLLITVAPDGYLRRVR; encoded by the coding sequence ATGACCGACAACAACATCCACACAGCTTTCGAAGCCGAGTGCCAGGCAGAGATCGCCCGTCAGGGTGACGACCAGAAAGTCGTGGGCCTGGCCCGTGACTTCTTCAACGAATCAGCCCGCCACAAGTACAGCTACCACTTTTCGTGGATGGGCCGTCCGATCATCCAGCTGCCACAAGACATGATGGCAATGCAGGAGATCATCTGGCAGGTCAAGCCGGACCTGGTCATCGAGTGCGGCATCGCCCACGGCGGTTCGATCATCTACTACGCCTCGCTGCTGGAGCTGCAAGGCCACGGCGAAGTGTTGGGCATTGACCTCGATATTCGCCCGCACAACCGTGAAGCCATCGAAAGCCATCCGATGGCCAAGCGCATCAAGATGATCGAAGGTTCGAGCATCGACCCGGCCATCGCCGCTCAGGTACAGGCCGCGGCCAAAGGCAAGAAAGTCATTCTGGTTCTCGACTCCAACCACACCCACGATCATGTGCTGGAAGAGCTGCGCCTCTATGCACCACTGGTGTCGGCAGGCAGTTACTGCGTGGTCATGGACACCGTGGTCGAAGACATGCCAGCCGACTTCTTCCCGGATCGTCCATGGGGACCGGGCGATAACCCGAAAACCGCTGTATGGAAATATCTGGAAGAGAACAAGGATTTCGAAATCGACCGGCAGTTGCAAAACAAGCTGTTGATCACCGTGGCGCCTGACGGTTATCTGCGTCGCGTTCGTTAA
- the rfbG gene encoding CDP-glucose 4,6-dehydratase — translation MEAVGLSADFWRGKRVLVTGHTGFKGSWLTLWLQSLGAEVSGFALDPATEPNLYDLARVHEGINDVRGDLRDLGALLEIIAETEPEIVLHLAAQPLVREGYRDPLGTYSSNVMGTLNLLEAIRQVGCVRACVLVTTDKVYANKEWLWPYREDEALGGHDPYSSSKACCELLAQSYAASFFPADKYDEHGLALATARAGNVLGGGDFAPERLIPDVLKAWSADEPVTLRYPQAVRPWQHALEPLAGYLQLAAGLYEQGPEYAGAWNFGPGEADMRSVGEVVELLAHRWPQARGLRVEKSELHEAGLLRLDSSRARQVLGWQPRWSLQQCLTQTLDWHLAWQNGDDMRAVTLGQLSLYRGGL, via the coding sequence ATGGAAGCAGTGGGCCTGAGTGCGGATTTCTGGCGCGGCAAGCGGGTTCTGGTCACCGGGCATACCGGTTTCAAGGGCAGTTGGCTGACGCTGTGGTTGCAGAGCCTTGGCGCCGAGGTCAGCGGCTTTGCCCTTGATCCGGCCACCGAACCGAACCTGTATGACCTGGCGCGAGTGCATGAAGGCATCAACGATGTGCGCGGCGACTTGCGTGATCTGGGGGCCTTGCTTGAAATCATCGCCGAGACCGAGCCTGAGATCGTTCTGCACCTGGCCGCTCAGCCGCTGGTGCGAGAAGGCTATCGCGATCCGCTCGGCACCTATTCCAGCAACGTCATGGGCACCCTCAACCTGCTCGAAGCGATTCGTCAGGTCGGCTGCGTGCGCGCCTGCGTCCTGGTGACCACCGACAAGGTCTACGCCAACAAGGAATGGCTGTGGCCCTACCGCGAAGACGAAGCCCTCGGCGGCCACGATCCCTACAGCAGCAGCAAGGCATGTTGTGAGCTATTGGCGCAGTCTTACGCGGCTTCGTTCTTCCCGGCCGACAAGTACGACGAGCACGGCCTTGCCCTGGCCACCGCGCGCGCCGGCAACGTGTTGGGCGGCGGTGATTTCGCCCCCGAGCGACTGATTCCCGACGTGCTGAAAGCCTGGTCGGCGGATGAGCCTGTGACCCTGCGCTACCCGCAAGCCGTGCGCCCGTGGCAACACGCGCTGGAGCCGCTGGCCGGTTACCTCCAACTGGCCGCCGGTCTCTATGAACAAGGCCCGGAGTATGCCGGTGCCTGGAACTTCGGCCCGGGTGAGGCGGACATGCGCAGCGTCGGCGAAGTGGTCGAACTGCTCGCCCATCGCTGGCCACAGGCTCGCGGTCTGCGCGTCGAAAAAAGCGAACTGCACGAGGCCGGTCTGCTGCGCCTGGACAGCAGCCGCGCCCGCCAAGTGCTGGGCTGGCAGCCGCGCTGGTCGTTGCAGCAGTGCCTGACCCAGACCCTCGACTGGCATCTGGCGTGGCAGAACGGCGATGACATGCGCGCCGTCACCCTCGGCCAACTGAGCCTGTACCGAGGCGGGCTGTGA
- a CDS encoding NAD-dependent epimerase/dehydratase family protein: MKVLVTGATGFVGRHLVAALLTRGCKVRAVARNANTAQGMPWIKDVEFIAADIHAADVDVVALTEGVDVLAHLAWPGLPNYRGLFHFEHNLMADYRFIKSVVEAGVKHVLVTGTCFEYGLQSGPLSEQVEPQPSNPYGLAKHTLRLFLQNLAQEHPFTLQWARLFYLHGEGQNPNSLLAALDRAIDAGDAQFNMSMGDQLRDYLEITEAAAQLATLIARPDVGGVINCCSGRPVSVRALVEARVRQRQSSITLNLGHYGYSAHEPMAFWGIAQRISQLRGEEHAA, translated from the coding sequence GTGAAGGTTCTGGTGACCGGAGCCACGGGCTTCGTCGGTCGGCATCTGGTCGCGGCGCTGTTGACGCGCGGTTGCAAGGTGCGTGCGGTGGCGCGCAACGCAAACACTGCGCAGGGCATGCCGTGGATCAAGGACGTCGAGTTTATCGCGGCGGATATTCACGCCGCCGATGTCGATGTCGTCGCATTGACCGAGGGCGTCGATGTGCTGGCGCATCTGGCATGGCCGGGGCTGCCGAACTATCGGGGGCTGTTCCATTTCGAGCACAACCTGATGGCCGACTACCGCTTTATCAAAAGCGTGGTCGAGGCGGGTGTGAAACACGTATTGGTGACCGGCACCTGTTTCGAATATGGCCTGCAGAGCGGGCCGCTCAGCGAGCAGGTCGAGCCGCAACCATCCAATCCGTATGGGCTGGCCAAGCACACACTGCGCCTTTTTTTGCAGAACCTTGCGCAGGAACATCCGTTCACTTTGCAGTGGGCGCGGTTGTTCTATCTGCATGGCGAAGGGCAGAACCCCAACAGCCTGCTGGCGGCGCTGGACCGGGCGATCGATGCCGGCGACGCGCAGTTCAATATGTCGATGGGTGACCAGCTACGCGACTATCTGGAGATCACCGAGGCCGCGGCGCAGTTGGCAACGCTCATTGCCCGACCCGATGTCGGTGGCGTGATCAACTGTTGCAGTGGCCGGCCTGTATCCGTGCGGGCGCTGGTCGAGGCGCGCGTGAGGCAGCGCCAATCCTCCATAACGCTGAACCTGGGGCATTACGGTTATTCCGCCCATGAGCCCATGGCTTTTTGGGGTATTGCCCAGCGAATTTCCCAATTAAGGGGTGAAGAACATGCAGCATGA
- a CDS encoding class I SAM-dependent methyltransferase encodes MQHELYRANGLPVLQNRTFATAEQAKASGSADIVLVQDSQSGLIFNQAFDASQLSYDVDYQNEQAHSVQFQHHLNDVEAILARHFKGRELIEVGCGKGYFLEMLRERGYAITGIDPSYEGDNVDVIKAPFTRELGLAADAIVLRHVLEHIQDPVSFLADIASANRGGQIYIEVPCFDWIVEHNAWFDVFYEHVNYFRLADLRGLFDTVHEAGHLFGGQYLYIVADLSTLRRAPSAAPQLLVLSDNFTASLERTVQIIQAAPQQGSAIWGASSKGVIYSLFLQRAGVAVDHVVDINPAKQGRHLPLSGVQVSSPQEAMDALPEGANLFVMNSNYLEEIKRMTGGRYVYHAVDSASFQ; translated from the coding sequence ATGCAGCATGAACTCTATCGAGCGAACGGGCTGCCGGTGCTGCAAAACCGTACGTTCGCCACTGCCGAACAGGCGAAGGCATCGGGCAGTGCGGATATCGTGCTGGTGCAGGACAGCCAGAGCGGGCTGATCTTCAATCAGGCTTTTGACGCCAGCCAACTCAGTTATGACGTCGACTACCAAAATGAACAGGCCCACTCGGTGCAGTTCCAGCATCACTTGAATGACGTAGAGGCGATTCTGGCCCGGCATTTCAAAGGCCGCGAGCTGATCGAGGTCGGCTGTGGCAAGGGCTATTTCCTCGAAATGCTGCGTGAGCGTGGCTATGCCATCACCGGTATCGACCCCTCCTATGAGGGCGACAACGTCGATGTGATCAAGGCGCCGTTCACCCGTGAGCTGGGGCTTGCCGCCGATGCGATCGTGTTGCGCCATGTGCTGGAGCACATTCAGGACCCGGTCAGCTTTCTGGCTGACATTGCCTCGGCCAACCGTGGCGGACAAATCTACATCGAGGTGCCGTGCTTCGACTGGATCGTCGAGCACAACGCCTGGTTCGACGTGTTCTACGAACATGTGAACTACTTCCGTCTTGCCGATTTGCGAGGCCTGTTCGATACGGTGCATGAAGCCGGGCACCTCTTTGGCGGGCAGTACCTGTACATCGTCGCCGACCTTTCTACATTGCGCCGCGCGCCATCTGCCGCACCGCAATTGCTGGTGCTATCGGACAATTTCACTGCCAGCCTTGAACGTACCGTGCAAATCATTCAAGCCGCGCCGCAACAAGGGTCGGCCATTTGGGGCGCATCGTCCAAGGGCGTGATCTATTCGTTGTTCCTGCAGCGCGCGGGTGTGGCGGTGGATCATGTGGTGGACATCAACCCCGCCAAACAGGGGCGTCATCTGCCTCTGAGCGGTGTTCAGGTGTCTTCGCCGCAAGAGGCTATGGATGCGTTGCCCGAAGGCGCCAACCTGTTTGTGATGAACTCCAATTACCTCGAAGAGATCAAGCGGATGACCGGTGGACGCTACGTCTATCACGCCGTCGACAGCGCTTCGTTCCAGTGA